tagagtatatcaagatatcatctaTGAAGACCACCATAAATTTATCCAAATAATCATGAAAGACatgattcatcaaatccataaatactgCGGGTGCATTCGTCACCCAAaaggacatcacgagaaactcataatgaccataacgagtgcgaaatgcagtcttcGGAATATCTTCCTCCCTAACTCGTAACTGATGATAACCAGATCATAAATATATCTTCGAGAAGTACTTTTCCCCTTGTAACTGATCAAGCAAGTCATCAATGTGTGGGAGAGGATACCTGTTTCTGATAGTTACCTTATTCCACTCCCTACAGTCAACGCAAAATCTCATgaaaccatccttcttcttcataAATAAGACAGGAGcgccccatggagacacacttgGCCTGATAAATCCCCAATCCAACAACTCTTACAACTGCTCTTTCATTTCCTACAACTCAAGCGATGCCATTCGGTAGGGCGCCTTAGAAATGGGCTCAGCACCTGGAACAAGTTCAATAGCAAACTCCACCTCTCTATATGGTGGCAAACCTGGTAgctcatcaggaaacacatccgcATACTCTTTCACAACTAGATAATCCTTGATACGAGGTTCGTCCTTTGATGTATCCTTCACAAAAGCAAGGTAGCCATCACAACCTTTAGATAAAAGTTTGCTCGCCTTTAGAGCAGAAATTAATTTAACCTCCCCTTTCGGCTGAGACCCTTGATATACAAATTCTGGTTTATCTGCATTCCCAAAGATCACCTTCTTTCCTTGACAATCAATTGTGGCACGATTTTTACTCAACAAATCCATGCCCAAGATAATATCAAAGTCATGCATCTCCATCGGAAGTAAGTTAACCTTACAATTTCTATCTCCAACAACTATCGGACATTCTGGATATATATCAGATATAATAACAGAATTCCCCATCGGGTTAGCAATAGACATATGAGGATATAATAATAAAGGTGCAACACCAAGATGACGAATAAACGATAAAGACACAACAGAATGGGTCGAACcagtatcaaataacacataagcaTCACGTCTACCAATAAGAAGTGTTCCCGAAATGGTACCTGAATTAGCTGTTGCTTGATTTGCAGTCAATACAAACACTCTGGCTGTAGGATTCTGCTAACTGCCACTGCCACTACCACCGCCAGCTCATCCTCCACCAGTGTTGCGGGACACTGTATAATCTTTTGCCCTATGGAACATGCTACCACACAAGAAACAAGCTCCAGTTTGTCTGTAACAAGCTCTACCCGGATGATGTCCACCACATGTAGCACAAGGAGCCACTGGAATCATATTGGGGTTTCCCCCATACACTGAGTAACGGCTCTTCCCCTATTAACGATTCTGCCACTGCCTAGGCAGCTTCTGTCGTTGAAACTGCTGATTTTGATTCTGACCAACATATTGATTCCGGCCATGGAATGACTGACCACCCCTATTCTAGTTATGTCCGCGCCATTGTCCCTGCTAACCACTCTGACCTCCATACCACTGTCTACCCTGTACAAAACCCTGATCATCCCTAGCCCTCTTATTACCAATGTTAGACCTGGAAGTCCTGAAATATATGCGCTCCTTCTCAACATCCTTTGTTGCATCAGCCACCTCTGCCACATTATCAAGTTCAAAAGAAATTATGGAACCCCTCAGATAAGACTTCAACCCCAATTTAAATTTATCAGCCTGTTGTGCAGCAGTCCCTACAACTGTCCCAGCAAATCCAGCCAACCTTATAAACCTCGCCATATAATCGGTAATGCTCTCATCATGGTGCTGCACAATAGAATGAAACTCCCTCAAATAAGTCTCCCTATCAGCATTAGAAAAGTACTGCTCATAGAATACTTCCTTGAATCCCTGCCATTCCAAAGCCTCCACATATTGCACCCCTCTAGTAGCTTTCACTCATCTCCACCACCTCTGAGCATCCCCCTCCAAATTATACACTGCTAACCTGACCTTTTGAATCTCATCACAACCCAGTGCATCAAAAATCTTCTCGAGATGAATAATCCAATTTTTAGCATCAATAGGAGTCGGTGTTGAACTAAAAGAGTTTGGTTTCTGCTTCACAAACCTCTCCAACCATACAAACGACTGGGCCCTGACCGTTCTGATTCTGATTCCCATTAtcattctgatttccttgtccATACTGAGTTCCctctccattctgatttccttctCCATTTTGATTTTCCTCGCCATTCTAGCTTCCTTGGTTTCCAAAATCCTGCTGTACAGCCTGAGCCACTGCTTGCCCTATCATCTCAGTAAGCTGGGCGGGGTCAATATGAAAAGGATCACGTCTAGGaggcatctacaatataagatAGCGAACGAATGAAGATTACGAGAATAATATGATGAAGCAGTTACAAACATATTTCAAAATGATGAAGCAGAATGAAATGATAAAGAGCAGAAAGAAACGAAATTAAACGAAACACCCATCCTAGCGTCTACCTaaactcacaggtcaacctaagtaggttttctacaaaaaagaacctaagctctgatgccatctctgtaacacccccttttttataataaaaggagatattattataatccataaacctgcgaacagagcactaatatatttctaaacaataattaaatagtttaaaaagtttcaaaaataatattaaatctccaaactgtctaaaccaataatataaatgttgaaatctctaaataaataagtaaatctAGATACTGATAAAGTCCGAAATCATAATCAATAAATGGGGTAactctccatcacacagtcccagatcccccta
The sequence above is drawn from the Apium graveolens cultivar Ventura chromosome 2, ASM990537v1, whole genome shotgun sequence genome and encodes:
- the LOC141686223 gene encoding uncharacterized protein LOC141686223, whose translation is MARKIKMEKEIRMERELSMDKEIRMIMGIRIRTVRAQSFVWLERFVKQKPNSFSSTPTPIDAKNWIIHLEKIFDALGCDEIQKGFKEVFYEQYFSNADRETYLREFHSIVQHHDESITDYMARFIRLAGFAGTVVGTAAQQADKFKLGLKSYLRGSIISFELDNVAEVADATKDVEKERIYFRTSRSNIGNKRARDDQGFVQGRQWYGGQSGTISGTLLIGRRDAYVLFDTGSTHSVVSLSFIRHLGVAPLLLYPHMSIANPMGNSVIISDIYPECPIVVGDRNCKVNLLPMEMHDFDIILGMDLLSKNRATIDCQGKKVIFGNADKPEFVYQGSQPKGEVKLISALKASKLLSKGCDGYLAFVKDTSKDEPRIKDYLVVKEYADVFPDELPGLPPYREVEFAIELVPGAEPISKAPYRMASLEL